Proteins from one Triticum aestivum cultivar Chinese Spring chromosome 7A, IWGSC CS RefSeq v2.1, whole genome shotgun sequence genomic window:
- the LOC100170656 gene encoding glucan endo-1,3-beta-glucosidase 14, translating to MTVVMGRRRCAHWMLLLFCCLLLTSPSHGRRHHRPADAFVGAYGINYGRIANNLPSPDKVVELLRKSKIRNVKIYNEDHTVLDAFKGTGLNLVIAVHNGLLNAFAANESVAIDWLNENVQPYISQTRIVGITVGNEVLGGDPSLAAPLVGAVKNMYDGLKKLHLDDKIELFTPHSEAVFATSYPPSACVFKEDVMVYMKPLLDLFSQIGSPFYVNAYPFLAYLSDPGQIDINYALFQPNPGIVDPNTSLHYDNMFDAQIDAAYAALQAAGYNDMEVRVAETGWASSGDQNQAGASVANARTYNYNLRKRLFLRKGTPLKPKIPVKAYIFALFNENLKNGDPTEKHYGLFNPDGRISYDIGYSGLLPSSAPASLLSIKEMRAWGWIAHYLAAVILSIFFF from the exons ATGACGGTGGTCATGGGTCGGCGCCGGTGCGCTCACTGGATGCTGCTGCTCTTCTGTTGCCTCCTCCTCACGTCCCCCTCACATG GTCGTCGTCATCATCGACCCGCTGACGCGTTTGTCGGGGCATACGGGATAAACTACGGGAGAATAGCGAATAACCTCCCGTCCCCGGACAAGGTGGTTGAGCTCCTCAGGAAGTCCAAGATAAGGAATGTCAAGATATATAATGAAGATCACACCGTGCTCGACGCGTTCAAAGGGACAGGGCTCAACCTGGTCATTGCTGTCCACAATGGGTTGCTGAATGCTTTTGCTGCAAATGAGAGTGTCGCGATTGACTGGCTGAATGAGAACGTGCAGCCTTACATTTCTCAGACACGCATCGTTGGAATCACTGTGGGGAATGAGGTGCTGGGAGGCGATCCGAGCTTGGCCGCTCCGCTCGTTGGAGCTGTTAAGAATATGTACGATGGTCTCAAGAAACTGCATCTGGATGACAAAATTGAGCTTTTTACTCCTCACTCTGAAGCTGTTTTCGCTACTTCCTATCCGCCCTCTGCATGTGTTTTCAAGGAAGATGTCATGGTGTATATGAAACCGCTGCTGGATTTGTTTTCACAGATCGGCTCACCGTTctatgtcaatgcatatcccttttTGGCTTACTTAAGTGATCCGGGGCAGATTGACATTAATTATGCTCTCTTTCAGCCCAACCCTGGAATAGTTGATCCGAATACTAGTCTGCACTATGACAACATGTTTGATGCTCAGATAGATGCAGCTTACGCTGCTCTGCAGGCTGCTGGTTATAATGACATGGAAGTCCGGGTGGCAGAGACTGGCTGGGCTTCTAGTGGAGATCAAAATCAAGCAGGAGCATCAGTTGCGAATGCAAGGACTTACAATTACAACCTCCGTAAGAGGCTCTTTTTGAGGAAGGGAACTCCTCTCAAGCCAAAGATACCGGTCAAAGCATACATCTTTGCCTTGTTTAATGAGAACTTGAAGAATGGAGATCCTACTGAGAAGCACTATGGGCTCTTCAATCCAGATGGAAGGATTTCATATGATATCGGTTACTCAGGTCTATTACCTTCATCAGCACCCGCATCCTTGCTGTCAATTAAG GAAATGCGAGCTTGGGGTTGGATTGCACACTATTTGGCTGCGGTTATCCTATCTATTTTCTTCTTTTAG
- the LOC123148207 gene encoding uncharacterized protein — MDPRPGQSAFTISFSNPKAIVSKFPVVPVASHPADSNSQLDVQAHDYLYNQPRGTKRKFDGLSLGLGNSSNSDSSKQSMRAGCTISSPKGSDEGSSVDLGLNYLTLGNEGTSRLDKQASDFRRTSAKAGLDLELSLSVGPCQSAITGQDLTSATKQNNPFLQPYIMDLVPRVDEGSTSLHRPSGGQFLNFLNKTARMTGFSPRQVLSGSSNQSQGPASLPTLLQLQESPATCTSGSVSPQHRISSTKVCSYPGCRKGARGSSGRCIAHGGGRRCRREGCNKGAEGKTIYCKAHGGGRRCGHLGCTKSAEGRTDFCIGHGGGRRCIHDGCRRAARGKSGRCIKHGGGKRCQQENCTKSAEGRSGLCIAHGGGPRCQHAGCTKGAQGSTDFCKSHGGGRRCTHPDCTKGAEGSTPFCKGHGGGKRCSAQGCTKCVHGGTQFCVAHGGGKRCVVEGCTKSARGRTDRCVGHGGGKRCVSVGCDKSAQGSTDFCKAHGGGKRCTWGHPGSDLGVGSPPCDRLARGKKGMCVHHNPLLDDDRIHGGRTLAAFSITSSAASLDRRSHPANSETSRRSISTMLPVEAPGRAPLPEGRVHGGNIVSLFANGLSFGENSSNNAEVSTSAPRSFKPAKEFSASGRSSWL; from the coding sequence ATGGACCCCAGGCCCGGACAGTCAGCATTTACTATAAGTTTCTCAAATCCGAAGGCCATTGTGAGCAAGTTCCCTGTCGTCCCCGTAGCCAGTCACCCCGCAGACAGTAATAGTCAACTTGATGTGCAAGCTCACGATTATTTGTACAACCAACCAAGAGGAACCAAGAGAAAGTTCGATGGCTTGTCGCTTGGCCTGGGCAACTCATCAAACTCAGATTCCAGCAAGCAAAGTATGCGTGCTGGCTGCACCATATCTTCTCCTAAGGGTAGTGATGAAGGTTCTTCTGTTGATTTGGGCTTAAATTATCTTACGCTGGGCAATGAAGGTACTTCCAGGCTGGATAAGCAGGCTAGTGATTTTAGGAGAACTTCGGCGAAGGCTGGGTTGGATCTTGAGTTATCTTTGTCTGTTGGACCATGTCAATCTGCTATTACTGGCCAAGACCTAACTTCAGCAACCAAACAGAACAACCCATTTCTGCAGCCATACATTATGGACTTGGTCCCAAGAGTTGACGAAGGTTCTACATCTCTTCATCGACCGTCTGGTGGTCAGTTCCTTAATTTCCTTAATAAGACTGCAAGGATGACTGGGTTTTCTCCAAGGCAAGTTTTATCAGGCAGCTCTAACCAGAGTCAGGGTCCAGCTTCACTGCCAACATTGCTCCAACTACAAGAAAGTCCAGCAACCTGTACTTCCGGGTCTGTTAGTCCACAACATCGCATCAGCAGCACAAAAGTTTGTTCATACCCAGGATGTAGAAAAGGGGCCAGAGGTTCGTCAGGGCGCTGCATTGCACATGGTGGGGGGAGAAGGTGCCGTAGAGAGGGATGCAACAAAGGCGCCGAGGGCAAGACCATCTACTGTAAAGCTCATGGAGGGGGACGGCGCTGTGGGCACCTTGGGTGCACCAAGAGCGCTGAAGGCCGTACTGATTTCTGCATAGGCCATGGCGGTGGTCGGCGTTGTATCCACGACGGCTGCAGAAGAGCAGCAAGAGGGAAATCTGGCCGCTGCATCAAACATGGTGGTGGAAAAAGGTGCCAGCAGGAGAACTGCACAAAGAGTGCGGAAGGACGTTCAGGCTTATGCATTGCCCATGGAGGCGGACCTCGCTGTCAGCATGCTGGTTGCACGAAGGGTGCACAGGGAAGTACTGATTTCTGCAAATCGCATGGTGGTGGCAGAAGATGCACGCACCCTGACTGTACAAAGGGTGCTGAGGGAAGCACGCCATTCTGCAAAGGGCATGGAGGAGGCAAACGTTGTTCGGCTCAAGGCTGCACAAAATGTGTGCACGGAGGTACACAGTTCTGCGTTGCGCATGGAGGTGGCAAGAGGTGCGTGGTGGAAGGATGCACCAAGAGCGCCAGGGGTCGTACCGATCGCTGCGTTGGTCATGGTGGGGGCAAGAGATGCGTATCTGTTGGGTGTGATAAGAGCGCACAGGGAAGCACCGACTTCTGCAAGGCACATGGAGGAGGCAAGCGTTGCACCTGGGGTCATCCTGGCTCCGATCTTGGAGTTGGCAGCCCTCCCTGTGATCGCCTTGCTAGAGGCAAGAAAGGCATGTGTGTCCATCACAACCCGCTCCTGGACGATGACCGTATCCACGGCGGCCGAACGCTGGCGGCTTTCAGCATTACAAGCAGCGCTGCTTCCCTTGATCGTCGGAGCCACCCTGCAAACTCGGAAACCAGCAGGCGCAGCATCTCCACCATGCTTCCAGTGGAGGCTCCCGGTCGTGCGCCTCTTCCTGAGGGCCGGGTGCACGGCGGTAACATCGTGTCATTGTTTGCTAATGGTCTGAGCTTCGGGGAGAACTCCAGCAACAACGCCGAGGTCAGTACCTCAGCGCCTCGCAGCTTCAAACCTGCCAAGGAATTCAGCGCCTCTGGTCGCAGCAGCTGGCTCTAG